In Harmonia axyridis chromosome 6, icHarAxyr1.1, whole genome shotgun sequence, a single window of DNA contains:
- the LOC123682589 gene encoding uncharacterized protein LOC123682589 isoform X5, giving the protein MKFNASYCRQFFHLGRQRHPESHHSNSMTRIDGESERCHDSRISRGRGTPTNRIGGESARSHNSHHRGRGTFVPRNYNRDIPPAIRPRSPMDEPSYRRTHAEHSFHYGPGSDFDVPWDRNSHRRRVETEFQEREFRRSYHNERFLAYPRRDPEPQIHRKSRQRPPFLQDRKVLRNLRTAESECGKNVSSQPTSSSDSNHKAENRDKETESKKSEGSDSSGVSMDLGTDEEEENLLKEMGSNNLDSTNSQEQSSNSKSDEPKPDSTPSKINKDVNPTTSTSSSSSSISNNTTLTNSLPVPPKQTDTVQTSDLIKPTTTGKDPRLQKRSRSSEVYPDNKNSDQNENITTKLVDPRRQPMGTMSRSVPLELKLPQFCKTKLSLECNNKKVSFKKPANHIAPKISKKGGHINDKKLVCIKNRVELKKYNKPDLEKYCCHVRIQKEHNSFQELSELSIESLIDTRKSYLESKKEDEQPAESKIDASTQGRQHTKENKTSTVEGEVRKHVKSSSTKVNSKHRIVAGKDKVDQLHTIKETKENIGKQKDKVASVSSKSSSERHSSTGLKRKISESPSDGTATKKNIHKEKSSSVGKVNPKRPRLMENKDKFCKKLVKSTATKDKKIDKNTSHNTITYIVQSTVSHSTSNHSTIACTSIVPKGKSLPMIVDDDSEYNITEENCVPPIPERSSTPCLDERDDTAEKEYSLHIPEGSIDSSDSLIKALDETIEDINVSISSLSKMKQKDTGTEKQTSSLIHEDYSPRPGVLECSSESAALPNESIIPTQETIDKQNSEDCPANIRSESIISSPKNNEVQLHQKGNATDKQNIEDCSSQSLNIHSESMTYPSNQNQKNNATHEQTRADCSTGSSDIQDESIISSLDDQNISAELLMKGNATDEQTSANSSVESVLIHNDLIISSPINQENVVELHQKDNERSSEPLGISHESSNSSPKDQKVVEGCQKAKSTIGKTSAVCTVEPVGISTQFISPEDENNAAELFQKSNETDELSACSEEYLGVSQESINSSPKNNSGLHNDEQINAQDDNCEFDSPQSEGNRNIDDDIFSREVSELLGNDEDEILLDVRVIENPEIKKEADEVACDFHFDMLQGHIEVKTEVNDEALRDVQSLERTDSVTNEPVVNTKTTTPAEISVIPSLEPQTVDKTVDINVEETLNNIEELKKMLSKNSTIERKDNSSIGPQSYGCSMNPSGDGSETPNVMIPTVIQMSPNSEAIQSNEPEATVVTNQSNVSTINPISPNDSGVSANQQKSSESNDMTKETSVVPEIEKHPTLTCPVVSGDPVNSCPNAGCSFMPTRRLLPQMYNLSNARDRKSQREINHSFLDYAFNLMKEYMLMEKSYCDTGDKLKSLNKYYNVEVDICNLNYTIRRTKMIYGDMLLCSLRTLRLHPQRIDAFVLYFMEYLKRLIVDVEKKPLMTIYLLDLIMVHQEEYEKCEFLRNFKQNVENEYYTEQNLGYMTMSQYGVLKSQICHYIRILQNNRQIENKQKASRSTETAIKNPPPPNVCIFNESNAVRTAVGMRNNQYSAMKNNQNSAMTNIQPSAMRNSQHSPTINSQHIAMTNSQHSAMTNSQHSAMTNSQHSAMKNSQYSAMTNSQHSSMRNSQNSPMTNSQHIATTNSQYSAMTNSQHSAMRKSQNSPMTNSQHSSTTNSQHIATTNSQHSAITNSQHSALKNSQYSVMTNSQHSAMTKDMNQHAMNTVSNSRVSRPNSGSNDNTMNKPQNITNVCRTLQKSTSNTSGGSSMVRGNLRRSISNPQASYGNMTVPQPYLQTQLLYAPNVMSYQGQSVLGIQSHSLGQNAQTGDVNVTISTQLNPNYSGYQSHSIPSQSAVLKRANSQDKNRDEPEGKRRKPTPTFRIIEKNKITVNPNARNTPNILQNILQNTSSTLQIINKNGVYESHTLNAGFGSAAVQNVVSNSVTCCVTQPTASSGGVCFSVIPNTTVVGNQDVSSAKSRPPPPAYNVDMRQPRPAIYTPDNRCCSPSTHKNDSQHSRPPTTNPDIRTTPPVTNSDIPYHTPPEPEHIVIPYPTPPESERIPNPTPPMSFAVNPNDMSLQSNPEPPSENVELKQSRPSTPSEETETKPFVSPITMNFPSEIIDLTYFDDEPIIKEEPSEECESAQSQDEIRSEGVLILENRVCVCGKVAEYLCACSTVMYCSTECQLKDWWPNHQRVCSSVIVMTSGE; this is encoded by the exons GAATTCCCACCGCAGACGCGTGGAAACTGAATTTCAAGAGAGGGAATTTAGGAGAAGTTATCataatgagagatttcttgc GTACCCTAGAAGAGATCCTGAACCCCAAATCCACAGAAAATCTCGTCAGAGACCACCATTTCTTCAAGATAGAAAAGTACTGCGAAACCTAAGAACAGCAGAGAGCGAGTGTGGTAAAAATGTCTCTAGTCAACCAACAAGCTCCTCCGATAGCAATCATAAAGCTGAAAATCGAGATAAGGAGACTGAATCCAAAAAATCGGAAGGTTCTGATTCTTCTGGTGTCAGCATGGACTTGGGGACCGATGAGGAAGAAGAGAATCTGTTAAAGGAGATGGGCTCTAATAATTTAGATTCGACAAATTCACAGGAACAAAGTTCAAACAGTAAAAGTGATGAACCCAAACCAGATAGCACaccatcaaaaataaataaggaTGTTAATCCAACGACCAGTACTAGTAGTAGTAGCAGCAGCATCAGCAATAACACTACTTTAACAAATTCTCTTCCAGTTCCTCCGAAACAGACCGATACGGTACAAACATCTGACTTAATCAAGCCTACTACAACAGGCAAAGATCCACGGTTGCAAAAAAGAAGCCGGTCTTCTGAAGTGTATCCAGACAATAAAAATTCCGACCAAAACGAAAATATCACAACAAAATTGGTAGATCCACGTAGACAGCCAATGGGCACTATGTCGAGATCAGTCCCTCTCGAGCTGAAATTACCACAATTTTGTAAAACAAAATTATCGTTAGAGTGCAATAATAAGAAAGTGAGTTTCAAAAAACCTGCGAATCATATTGCTCCGAAGATTTCGAAGAAAGGGGGTCATATAAATGATAAGAAATTAGTTTGCATCAAAAATCGtgtggaattgaaaaaatacaataagcCGGACTTGGAGAAATATTGTTGTCATGTTCGTATTCAGAAAGAACATAACTCATTTCAAGAACTTTCCGAGTTGAGTATAGAATCTCTGATAGACACCAGGAAATCGTACTTGGAAAGTAAGAAAGAAGACGAACAGCCAGCGGAATCAAAAATTGACGCTTCAACACAAGGAAGGCAACATACTAAAGAAAATAAGACTTCTACAGTTGAAGGAGAGGTACGAAAACATGTCAAATCTTCATCGACTAAAGTCAATTCTAAGCATAGAATTGTTGCTGGAAAAGATAAAGTTGATCAATTGCACACTATTAAAGAGAccaaagaaaatattggaaaacagAAAGATAAAGTAGCTTCTGTATCTTCAAAGAGTAGTTCTGAACGTCATTCAAGTACAGGATTAAAGCGTAAAATTTCAGAATCTCCCTCTGACGGTACagcgacaaaaaaaaatattcacaaggAGAAATCATCTTCGGTCGGGAAGGTCAATCCCAAACGTCCAAGACTAATGGAGAACAAAGATAAGTTTTGCAAAAAGCTTGTGAAATCTACAGCTACCAAAGATAAAAAAATAGACAAAAACACATCACATAATACCATTACGTATATAGTGCAGTCGACGGTATCTCACAGCACTTCCAACCATTCGACGATCGCTTGTACATCCATCGTCCCAAAAGGCAAATCTCTTCCTATGATAGTTGATGACGATTCAGAATACAATATAACTGAAGAAAATTGCGTACCACCGATCCCCGAAAGGAGTTCAACCCCATGCCTGGATGAGAGGGACGATACTGCCGAAAAGGAATATTCATTGCATATTCCAGAAGGTTCAATTGATAGTTCTGACAGCTTGATAAAAGCTCTGGATGAAACAATCGAGGATATCAACGTCAGTATTTCTTCGCTGTCTAAAATGAAACAGAAAGACACTGGAACTGAAAAACAGACCAGTTCTCTTATTCATGAAGATTATAGTCCTAGGCCCGGGGTCCTTGAGTGTTCATCAGAATCCGCAGCCTTACCGAATGAATCTATAATCCCAACGCAAGAAACGATTGATAAACAGAATAGTGAAGACTGCCCTGCAAACATACGCAGTGAATCGATCATTTCATCTCCTAAAAACAATGAAGTACAGCTACACCAGAAAGGCAATGCAACTGATAAACAGAACATTGAAGACTGTTCATCACAATCTCTAAACATACACAGCGAATCGATGACTTATCCTTCgaatcaaaatcagaaaaacaatGCCACTCATGAACAGACCAGAGCCGACTGTTCAACAGGATCTTCGGACATACAGGACGAATCGATAATTTCATCTCTTGACGATCAAAACATTTCAGCAGAGCTGCTGATGAAAGGCAATGCAACTGATGAACAAACTAGTGCTAATAGTTCAGTCGAATCTGTGCTGATACATAACGATTTGATAATTTCATCTCCTATAAATCAAGAGAATGTGGTAGAGCTGCACCAGAAAGACAATGAACGAAGTTCAGAACCTCTTGGAATATCCCATGAATCTTCAAATTCATCTCCTAAAGATCAGAAAGTGGTAGAGGGCTGCCAGAAGGCCAAGAGTACTATTGGAAAGACTAGTGCTGTTTGTACAGTAGAACCTGTAGGAATATCTACCCAATTTATATCTCCTGAAGATGAGAACAATGCGGCAGAGCTGTTCCAGAAAAGCAATGAGACTGATGAACTTTCGGCCTGTTCAGAAGAATATCTAGGAGTATCCCAAGAATCTATAAATTCATCTCCTAAAAATAACAGCGGTTTGCACAATGATGAACAGATCAATGCTCAAGATGACAATTGTGAATTTGATTCACCACAAAGTGAAGGAAACAGGAATATTGatgatgatattttctctagGGAAGTCAGTGAACTTTTAGGGAATGACgaagatgaaattcttctaGATGTAAGAGTTATCGAAAACcctgaaattaaaaaagaagCGGACGAAGTGGCTTGTGATTTCCATTTTGATATGCTCCAAGGTCATATTGAGGTCAAAACAGAAGTTAACGATGAAGCACTTCGCGATGTGCAAAGTTTAGAGAGAACAGATAGCGTAACAAATGAACCTGTAGTAAACACAAAAACAACAACGCCTGCAGAAATTTCTGTAATCCCATCCTTGGAACCACAGACCGTTGACAAAACTGTTGATATAAACGTAGAAGAAACACTAAATAATATtgaagaattgaagaaaatgctcagtaaaaattctacaATAGAACGTAAGGATAATTCTAGTATTGGACCACAAAGTTATGGATGTTCTATGAATCCTAGTGGCGATGGGTCGGAGACCCCAAACGTAATGATTCCAACTGTCATTCAAATGAGCCCAAACAGTGAAGCGATCCAATCGAATGAACCTGAAGCTACTGTTGTTACCAATCAATCAAATGTTTCAACAATAAATCCTATCAGTCCGAATGACAGTGGTGTAAGCGCGAACCAACAAAAATCATCAGAATCAAATGATATGACCAAGGAAACATCAGTTGTCCCTGAGATTGAAAAGCATCCAACCCTAACTTGCCCAGTTGTAAGTGGAGATCCAGTGAATAGTTGCCCAAATGCTGGATGTTCTTTCATGCCAACAAGACGTCTCTTGCCTCAAATGTATAACCTGTCCAATGCCAGAGATCGTAAAAGCCAAAGGGAAATAAATCATAGTTTTTTAGACTATGCCTTCAATTTAATGAAAGAGTATATGTTGATGGAAAAATCATACTGCGATACTGGAGACAAACTGAAATCACTGaataaatattacaatgttgAAGTTGATATCTGTAATCTTAATTATACTATACGTAGAACCAAAATGATATACGGAGACATGCTTCTGTGTAGTTTGAGAACCTTAAGGCTACACCCTCAACGAATAGATGCTTTCGTGTTGTACTTCATGGAATATTTGAAGAGATTGATCGTAGATGTGGAGAAGAAACCTTTGATGACCATATATTTGTTGGATTTAATTATGGTCCACCAGGAGGAATATGAAAAGTGTgaatttttgaggaatttcaagcaaaatgttgaaaatgaatattacacTGAGCAAAATCTTG GTTACATGACAATGAGTCAATACGGAGTTCTGAAGAGTCAAATTTGCCACTATATACGTATATTACAAAATAATAGGCAAAtagaaaataaacaaaaggCTTCAAGATCAACAGAAACAGCCATCAAGAATCCCCCACCTCCAAATGTATGTATTTTTAACGAATCGAATGCAGTAAGGACGGCAGTTGGCATGAGGAACAACCAGTACAGTGCCATGAAGAACAACCAGAATAGTGCCATGACCAACATCCAGCCCAGTGCCATGAGGAACAGCCAGCACAGTCCCACGATTAACAGCCAGCACATTGCCATGACTAACAGCCAGCACAGTGCCATGACTAACAGCCAGCACAGTGCCATGACTAACAGCCAGCACAGTGCCATGAAGAACAGCCAGTACAGTGCTATGACGAACAGCCAGCACAGTTCCATGAGGAACAGCCAGAACAGTCCCATGACGAACAGCCAGCACATTGCCACAACAAACAGCCAGTACAGTGCTATGACGAACAGCCAGCACAGTGCCATGAGGAAGAGCCAGAACAGTCCCATGACGAACAGCCAGCACAGTTCTACGACTAACAGCCAGCACATTGCCACAACAAACAGTCAGCACAGTGCCATTACAAACAGCCAGCACAGTGCCTTGAAGAACAGCCAGTACAGTGTCATGACGAATAGCCAGCATAGTGCCATGACTAAGGATATGAATCAGCATGCGATGAACACAGTCAGCAACAGCAGAGTCTCAAGACCAAATTCAGGCTCGAATGATAATACAATGAATAAGCCTCAAAATATCACAAACGTATGTCGGACATTACAGAAGTCAACTTCAAACACCTCTGGTGGTAGTTCTATGGTACGTGGGAACTTACGGAGATCCATTTCAAACCCACAAGCATCTTATGGAAATATGACTGTTCCTCAACCATACTTGCAAACACAACTTTTGTATGCACCGAATGTAATGTCATATCAAGGACAGAGTGTTCTGGGTATACAATCACACTCACTAGGACAGAATGCCCAAACCGGAGATGTAAATGTCACCATCTCAACCCAATTGAACCCGAATTATAGTGGATATCAATCACACTCTATTCCATCGCAAAGTGCAGTGCTGAAACGCGCCAACAGCCAGGATAAGAACCGCGATGAACCCGAAGGAAAAAGAAGGAAACCCACACCTACGTTTAGAATCATCGAAAAGAATAAAATAACTGTTAATCCGAACGCCAGAAATACACCGAATATTCTTCAGAACATTCTACAGAACACATCCAGCACGCTGCAAATCATCAACAAGAATGGTGTATATGAGTCGCATACTTTAAATGCCGGGTTTGGGTCTGCAGCTGTACAAAATGTCGTCTCCAATTCtgtgacttgttgcgtcacacAACCAACAGCCAGTTCTGGAGGAGTGTGTTTTTCTGTCATTCCAAATACTACTGTAGTTGGCAACCAAGACGTGTCATCGGCAAAAAGTCGTCCACCACCTCCTGCGTATAATGTAGACATGCGACAACCCAGACCTGCAATATACACTCCTGACAATAGATGTTGTTCACCTTCAACGCATAAAAATGACAGTCAACATTCCCGACCTCCAACAACCAATCCTGACATTCGTACCACACCACCAGTAACTAATTCTGACATTCCATATCATACGCCTCCGGAGCCTGAACATATCGTCATTCCATACCCTACTCCGCCTGAGTCTGAACGTATTCCAAATCCCACACCTCCAATGTCATTTGCCGTAAATCCAAATGATATGTCACTTCAATCGAATCCGGAACCACCTTCTGAGAACGTGGAGCTGAAACAATCTAGACCCTCAACTCCATCAGAAGAGACCGAGACAAAGCCTTTTGTTTCACCCATTACCATGAACTTCCCTTCAGAAATAATCGATTTGACATATTTTGATGATGAACCCATCATCAAGGAAGAACCTTCCGAGGAGTGCGAATCTGCTCAGTCACAGGATGAGATACGCAGT GAGGGAGTGCTGATATTGGAGAACCGAGTATGTGTATGTGGAAAAGTTGCAGAATATCTCTGTGCTTGCAGTACTGTTATGTACTGTAGTACCGAGTGTCAA ttgaaagatTGGTGGCCAAATCATCAAAGAGTTTGTTCTTCTGTGATAGTGATGACATCAGGAGAGTAA